From Ruminococcus sp. HUN007, a single genomic window includes:
- a CDS encoding ISL3 family transposase: MFDNTALFTAALQLEYPWKVTKVELKPEKEGSSKMELHIDVDFERGARFIFYFDDGKQWVDADGKPIEKSAHDTVKRTWQHLNFFQYKTYIHARVPKVSDGEGHCPTARVPWARKNSGFTLLFEAMVMEYAKHMSVSSIAKLLEVNDKRLWRVIKHYVDDARKLEDYSSVRNLGIDETSRKGHNYISVMVDLDERKVIYTTEGKDHTTVDKFVTDFKEHKGVPDNIDIVTCDMSLGFKKGITENFKNSKTVADKFHVIKHANEAVDKVRKKESKYESELKGSKYLWLKNEGNLTDKQLEWKQKILKSAKHLKTARAYAIRVELQDIYEQCIDRQSAEPRLKKLCSWMMHSRLDDIKGFCKLVKSHWTEILNYFDYRYTNAILEGVNCIIQNVKCRARGFRNMEYFKTMIYLNCGKLDIDTAVNNAIKTFALV; this comes from the coding sequence TTGTTTGATAATACAGCTTTATTCACAGCAGCACTTCAGCTCGAATATCCATGGAAAGTCACCAAGGTAGAACTTAAACCAGAAAAAGAAGGTTCATCGAAAATGGAACTTCATATAGACGTAGACTTTGAACGAGGAGCAAGGTTCATATTCTATTTTGATGATGGAAAGCAGTGGGTAGATGCAGATGGAAAACCAATTGAGAAGAGCGCCCACGACACCGTAAAAAGAACATGGCAACATCTGAATTTCTTTCAGTACAAAACATATATACACGCCAGAGTGCCTAAAGTAAGTGACGGAGAAGGCCATTGTCCAACAGCTCGTGTACCGTGGGCAAGAAAGAATTCAGGATTCACGCTGCTGTTTGAAGCTATGGTGATGGAATATGCAAAACATATGTCCGTATCATCAATTGCTAAGCTTCTGGAAGTGAACGATAAAAGACTTTGGCGAGTAATCAAGCATTACGTTGATGACGCACGTAAGCTTGAAGACTATTCATCAGTCAGAAACTTAGGAATTGATGAAACAAGCCGTAAAGGACATAACTACATAAGTGTCATGGTTGATCTGGACGAACGCAAAGTAATCTATACAACAGAAGGAAAAGATCATACAACAGTAGATAAGTTTGTAACTGACTTCAAGGAACACAAAGGAGTTCCTGACAATATAGATATTGTTACATGTGATATGTCCCTTGGATTCAAGAAAGGAATAACTGAAAACTTTAAAAACAGCAAAACAGTAGCTGACAAATTTCATGTAATTAAACACGCTAATGAAGCAGTTGATAAAGTACGGAAAAAAGAGAGTAAGTATGAGTCAGAGCTTAAAGGAAGCAAATATCTTTGGCTGAAAAACGAAGGCAATCTGACAGACAAACAACTCGAATGGAAACAGAAAATCCTTAAGTCTGCAAAGCATTTAAAGACTGCAAGAGCATATGCTATCAGAGTGGAACTACAGGATATTTATGAGCAGTGCATAGATAGACAAAGTGCAGAACCAAGACTAAAAAAGCTATGTTCCTGGATGATGCATTCACGCCTTGATGACATTAAAGGGTTCTGCAAACTCGTTAAAAGTCACTGGACTGAAATACTTAACTACTTTGATTACAGATATACAAATGCTATTCTTGAAGGCGTAAACTGCATAATACAAAATGTTAAGTGCAGAGCACGTGGTTTTAGAAATATGGAGTATTTCAAAACAATGATATATCTGAACTGCGGAAAGCTTGATATTGACACTGCTGTTAATAATGCTATTAAAACATTCGCTTTGGTATAA
- the gatB gene encoding Asp-tRNA(Asn)/Glu-tRNA(Gln) amidotransferase subunit GatB translates to MKYETVIGLEVHVELASKSKLFCSCTTEFGGEPNTHCCPVCTGMPGTLPVFNRKVLEFAVKAGLALGCGITRDFRFDRKNYFYPDLPKAYQISQLYAPVAVNGHTEIKTADGNKKVIRIHEMHMEEDAGKIVHSPDGKTAFLDYNRCGVPLVEIVTEPDFRNAEEVNAFLYRLRSVFKYLGISDCKMEEGSMRADVNLSVRPEGSEEFGTRTEMKNINSFRAIERAIAYESARQIKVVENGGTIIQETRRWDNASGRSFAMRSKEEAKDYRYFPEPDLPAFHISDEEIRRCRDLIPEFADERAERLVREMSLSEEDAALITASKNLADLFENTVSLCGAPGEVRFWFTGGLLSFINETGTDPEDINLSPEKFAEFAGLVVSGELKREAGKKVFRAMLKSDGSFDIRRFTEENGLGTLDDEELIAETVKKIIADNPKPFEQYRNGETKVFGFFVGRVMKELKGRADPSAVNSTVKNILENHS, encoded by the coding sequence ATGAAATACGAAACAGTGATAGGACTTGAAGTCCATGTTGAACTTGCATCGAAGAGCAAGCTTTTCTGCTCGTGCACAACTGAGTTCGGCGGTGAGCCGAACACGCACTGCTGTCCGGTGTGCACCGGAATGCCGGGAACTCTGCCTGTGTTCAACAGGAAGGTCCTTGAATTTGCCGTAAAGGCAGGCCTTGCCCTCGGATGCGGGATCACGCGCGATTTTCGCTTTGACCGCAAGAATTATTTCTATCCGGATCTGCCGAAGGCATACCAGATTTCGCAGCTTTATGCGCCCGTTGCCGTGAACGGACATACTGAGATAAAAACAGCTGACGGGAACAAAAAAGTCATACGCATTCACGAGATGCACATGGAAGAGGATGCAGGCAAGATCGTTCACAGCCCGGACGGTAAAACAGCTTTCCTCGATTACAACAGATGCGGTGTTCCGCTCGTTGAGATAGTAACTGAACCTGATTTCAGGAACGCTGAAGAAGTGAATGCCTTTCTGTACCGCTTAAGGTCAGTTTTTAAGTATCTCGGAATATCCGACTGCAAAATGGAGGAAGGGTCGATGCGTGCTGATGTCAATCTTTCCGTTCGTCCTGAAGGAAGCGAAGAATTCGGCACCCGTACCGAGATGAAAAACATCAATTCCTTCCGTGCGATAGAAAGAGCGATAGCATACGAATCGGCAAGACAGATAAAGGTCGTGGAAAACGGCGGAACGATCATTCAGGAAACACGCCGCTGGGATAACGCATCAGGGCGTTCCTTCGCAATGCGTTCCAAGGAGGAGGCCAAGGACTACCGCTACTTCCCTGAACCAGATCTGCCCGCTTTTCATATAAGCGATGAGGAGATCAGACGCTGCAGGGATCTTATTCCCGAATTTGCAGATGAAAGGGCGGAACGTCTTGTCCGTGAGATGTCTCTGTCTGAGGAAGATGCGGCACTTATCACCGCTTCAAAGAATCTTGCCGATCTTTTTGAAAACACTGTCAGTCTTTGCGGAGCACCGGGAGAAGTGCGATTCTGGTTTACAGGCGGACTGCTTTCGTTTATCAACGAGACCGGTACTGATCCGGAAGATATAAATCTGTCTCCTGAAAAGTTTGCGGAATTTGCCGGACTTGTAGTGTCCGGTGAGCTTAAGCGTGAAGCCGGAAAAAAGGTTTTCCGTGCGATGCTTAAAAGCGACGGCAGTTTTGACATCCGCAGGTTTACTGAGGAAAACGGCCTTGGAACTCTTGACGACGAAGAGCTGATAGCAGAGACCGTGAAGAAAATAATAGCGGATAATCCAAAGCCTTTTGAGCAGTACAGAAACGGTGAAACAAAGGTCTTCGGCTTTTTCGTCGGCAGGGTAATGAAAGAACTGAAAGGCAGGGCAGATCCTTCAGCGGTAAACAGCACCGTTAAGAATATACTTGAAAACCACTCGTGA
- a CDS encoding DDE-type integrase/transposase/recombinase: MDMKNQKLAKEIAEQRVIMIAPLLDTTLSQDEYYGKRWELADTFEVSTRTLQRYVDAYNGNGIDGLKPKGKVPEQNTVITKEILEEAIRLRREVPSRSVPTIIQILELENKVEVGMLKRTTLQRALSRAGYSSQMMKTYQDHGYGSQRFARVHRCDLWQGDLKYGPTLTIDGKPQPTYMSCLIDDATRYIVHAEFYGDMEQSIVEDTLKKGIQKFGLPRRIYFDNGSQYRTQWMKRACSLLSIKLLYAKPRNPQGKGKQERFNHTVDSFIEEVNLNRPDSIEELNRLFNAWLSECYHSKIHSALGITPEQAFKCDSMPLRYPDDAILSTAFLHCETRKVNKSGCISFMGKDYDVGVLYAGQQVDVVYDPQNIARVRIEAKNHEPFYAEPAKVGTHVAKKPKRAEIESIPADSSRLLDAVTKSAGEKERRAIISYSQVLEGAENV, translated from the coding sequence ATGGACATGAAAAATCAGAAACTGGCAAAAGAGATAGCTGAACAGCGTGTGATCATGATAGCGCCACTGCTTGATACCACTCTGTCTCAGGATGAGTATTACGGCAAGCGCTGGGAATTAGCTGATACGTTTGAAGTATCAACAAGAACACTCCAGCGCTATGTGGATGCGTATAACGGAAATGGAATCGACGGATTAAAACCCAAAGGGAAAGTACCGGAACAGAATACCGTGATCACTAAGGAGATCCTGGAAGAGGCAATCCGTCTGCGCCGTGAAGTTCCGTCACGAAGCGTCCCTACCATCATCCAGATACTTGAACTTGAAAACAAGGTCGAAGTTGGCATGCTGAAACGAACGACGCTTCAGCGTGCACTATCAAGGGCGGGTTATTCATCTCAGATGATGAAGACCTATCAGGATCATGGATACGGTTCACAGCGTTTTGCCAGAGTTCATCGCTGTGACTTGTGGCAGGGAGACCTGAAATACGGACCAACGCTGACTATCGACGGAAAGCCGCAGCCAACGTACATGTCGTGTCTGATTGACGATGCAACACGTTACATTGTTCATGCTGAGTTTTATGGAGATATGGAGCAGAGCATTGTTGAGGATACACTGAAGAAAGGCATTCAGAAATTTGGACTTCCCCGTCGTATCTACTTCGACAACGGTTCACAGTATCGTACCCAATGGATGAAGCGTGCATGCAGTCTTCTGAGTATTAAACTGCTGTATGCTAAACCGCGTAATCCTCAGGGTAAAGGAAAACAGGAACGCTTCAACCATACCGTTGACTCGTTCATTGAAGAGGTAAACCTGAACCGTCCTGACAGCATAGAAGAACTGAACAGACTGTTTAACGCCTGGCTCTCTGAATGTTACCACAGTAAAATACACAGTGCACTCGGAATAACCCCGGAACAGGCATTCAAATGCGATTCCATGCCATTACGCTATCCGGATGATGCAATACTCTCAACTGCTTTCCTGCACTGTGAAACCCGTAAAGTTAACAAGTCAGGATGTATCAGCTTCATGGGTAAAGATTATGATGTTGGCGTTCTTTATGCCGGACAGCAGGTGGATGTTGTTTATGATCCTCAGAATATTGCACGTGTAAGGATTGAAGCAAAGAATCATGAACCGTTTTACGCTGAACCGGCTAAGGTAGGTACACACGTTGCTAAAAAACCGAAACGTGCTGAAATTGAAAGTATCCCAGCGGATTCTTCAAGACTTCTTGATGCTGTTACAAAGAGCGCCGGGGAAAAGGAACGTCGAGCTATTATTTCGTATTCACAGGTATTGGAGGGTGCTGAAAATGTTTGA
- a CDS encoding AAA family ATPase, whose product MFEMFYGMQHTPFTRGIPSDQLHRTHQNTEVFSRLIITAQKQSFALLIGEPGTGKTSTLRRLKDELPESEYMVLYVSDSKLTPRSFYNYLLNQLGCKSEFHRNAARNALHKQIEIMRNMQKRKVVVILDEAHLLPKEMLEEARFLLNYKMDSENPMALILSGQTELWDKLRLSAYRAILERVDVECFLTPMDFSETKQYIESQLHYAGQENPVFTEDAMKSIFTFSGGNPRLVNRACSQSLIYGAQMKQTCIDSKSVDIVLENEVTGAGH is encoded by the coding sequence ATGTTTGAAATGTTTTATGGTATGCAGCATACACCGTTTACGCGCGGTATTCCATCTGATCAGCTGCACAGAACACATCAGAATACTGAAGTTTTCAGTCGTCTGATCATCACTGCACAGAAACAGTCATTCGCACTGCTGATTGGTGAACCAGGTACCGGCAAGACAAGTACACTTCGTCGTTTAAAGGATGAACTTCCTGAATCAGAGTACATGGTTCTGTACGTTTCTGATTCAAAACTGACTCCGCGAAGCTTCTACAACTATCTCCTGAACCAGCTCGGATGCAAATCCGAATTTCATCGCAATGCAGCGAGAAACGCTTTGCATAAGCAGATTGAAATAATGAGGAATATGCAGAAACGTAAAGTGGTCGTGATTCTTGACGAAGCACATCTGTTGCCAAAAGAAATGCTTGAAGAGGCCCGCTTTCTTCTGAATTACAAAATGGATTCCGAAAATCCAATGGCACTAATACTTTCGGGTCAGACTGAACTCTGGGACAAACTCCGTCTTTCCGCATACAGAGCCATTCTTGAAAGAGTAGATGTTGAATGCTTTCTTACTCCTATGGATTTTTCAGAAACCAAGCAGTACATTGAATCACAGCTTCATTATGCCGGACAGGAAAATCCTGTCTTCACTGAAGATGCAATGAAATCTATTTTTACTTTTTCAGGCGGAAATCCACGACTCGTAAACCGTGCCTGCAGTCAGTCACTTATCTATGGTGCACAGATGAAACAGACCTGTATCGACAGCAAATCTGTAGATATTGTACTTGAAAACGAAGTAACCGGAGCCGGTCACTGA
- the gatC gene encoding Asp-tRNA(Asn)/Glu-tRNA(Gln) amidotransferase subunit GatC yields MKTDRNTVLRAAELSKLILTEDETEKMVTELGKLAEIIGNLDIGDIPETGSEAAQPVSEPREDEVKPSAERDKILQNAPEHTEEYFCAPDTFDKGGDE; encoded by the coding sequence ATGAAAACAGACCGCAATACAGTTCTGCGTGCAGCGGAACTGAGCAAGCTGATTCTTACTGAAGATGAGACTGAGAAAATGGTGACTGAACTTGGAAAACTGGCGGAGATCATCGGAAATCTGGATATCGGTGATATTCCTGAAACCGGTTCAGAAGCGGCACAGCCGGTGTCTGAACCGCGTGAAGATGAAGTTAAGCCGTCGGCTGAACGGGATAAAATATTACAAAACGCACCGGAACACACTGAGGAATATTTCTGTGCTCCCGATACATTTGACAAGGGAGGGGACGAGTAA
- the gatA gene encoding Asp-tRNA(Asn)/Glu-tRNA(Gln) amidotransferase subunit GatA codes for MTALETGRLIRSGKLSVTEAVSTALDAAERENGRINAFITICREKALMRAADVQKRIDDGTLTSPLAGVPVAVKDNICTEGIRTTCASKMLENFVPFYSAAAVEKLENAGAVIIGKLNMDEFAMGSLSETSYFGPVRNPHGTERSAGGSSGGCAAAVAADIIPAALGSDTGGSVRQPSAYCGVTGFKPTYGAVSRYGLIAYASSFDQIGPVCRTAEDCAAVTDVICGADERDSTSRSMFSSSLLSGLTGDVKGLRIGVLKEIFEAGMADAGTAQKVLDAAEELDKAGARVKEVSFPYLKQAFSAYYTIAMAEASSNLARFDGIKYGYRAENPEDLNDLYCRSRSEGFGTEVKKRILLGTTILSGGYYDEYYLKAMKIRNAVRSELDRIFTGTDLLLTPTAPGTAPLIGSGAADPVSVYCSDVFTVFANLAGLPSVSFPCGTDENGMPVGAQFTGRAADDGLVLNAAHAFQIRTDWHMRGSSLSAYRDSVTVQSHVPAGGKLPDEKRTLGK; via the coding sequence ATGACAGCTCTTGAAACGGGAAGGCTCATCCGTTCCGGAAAGCTCTCAGTTACGGAGGCGGTTTCAACGGCACTTGATGCAGCCGAAAGGGAAAACGGCAGAATAAATGCTTTCATAACCATCTGCCGGGAAAAAGCTCTGATGAGGGCGGCGGATGTACAGAAGCGTATTGATGACGGAACGCTGACTTCTCCGCTTGCAGGTGTGCCTGTGGCGGTAAAGGACAATATCTGTACGGAAGGAATACGCACTACATGTGCTTCAAAAATGCTTGAAAACTTTGTTCCGTTTTACAGTGCAGCGGCTGTGGAAAAGCTTGAAAATGCAGGGGCAGTCATCATCGGCAAGCTCAACATGGATGAGTTTGCAATGGGAAGCCTGTCGGAAACATCATATTTCGGACCTGTACGGAATCCGCATGGCACGGAAAGATCCGCAGGCGGTTCATCCGGCGGATGCGCTGCTGCCGTTGCAGCAGACATCATACCTGCGGCACTCGGATCAGATACCGGAGGTTCAGTAAGACAGCCCTCAGCGTACTGCGGAGTTACGGGGTTCAAACCGACTTACGGAGCTGTGTCGCGGTACGGACTTATCGCCTACGCCTCATCCTTTGATCAGATCGGTCCGGTCTGCCGCACTGCAGAGGACTGTGCAGCTGTAACCGACGTCATCTGCGGTGCCGATGAACGTGACAGCACATCACGAAGTATGTTTTCGTCTTCGCTTCTTTCCGGCCTTACAGGCGATGTAAAGGGACTGAGGATCGGTGTGCTGAAGGAAATCTTTGAAGCGGGGATGGCAGATGCCGGAACGGCGCAGAAAGTTCTGGATGCAGCAGAGGAACTGGATAAGGCGGGAGCTCGGGTGAAAGAAGTGAGCTTCCCGTATTTAAAGCAGGCTTTTTCCGCATACTACACCATCGCCATGGCTGAAGCAAGTTCGAACCTCGCAAGATTTGACGGTATAAAATACGGATACCGTGCAGAAAACCCCGAAGACCTTAACGACCTTTACTGCCGTTCGCGAAGTGAAGGATTCGGTACCGAGGTAAAGAAAAGGATACTCCTCGGAACCACCATTCTTTCAGGCGGATACTATGATGAATACTATCTGAAAGCGATGAAGATCAGAAATGCAGTCAGAAGTGAACTCGACAGAATATTTACCGGTACAGACCTTCTGCTGACGCCGACCGCACCGGGAACAGCTCCTCTTATCGGAAGCGGAGCGGCAGATCCGGTTTCGGTGTACTGTTCCGATGTTTTTACCGTTTTTGCAAATCTTGCGGGACTGCCTTCGGTGTCGTTTCCGTGCGGAACTGACGAAAACGGCATGCCGGTAGGCGCTCAGTTTACCGGACGTGCGGCAGATGACGGACTCGTGCTGAATGCAGCGCATGCATTTCAGATCCGCACGGACTGGCACATGCGCGGAAGCAGCCTGTCTGCGTACCGGGACAGCGTCACAGTACAAAGTCATGTTCCGGCCGGCGGGAAACTTCCGGATGAAAAGCGTACATTAGGAAAGTGA
- a CDS encoding citrate synthase has product MNYSMMEMTEKLNAEFDELVKCCAVSREFDPEYYRIYDVKRGLRDSDGKGVLTGLTEISDVCAYETVNGEKYPAEGKLYYQGYNVCDLLKNTESKRFLFEEITYLLLFGELPDPKQFESFLAIMSSLEELTGQFVRDTILKAPPANIMNALQKSVITLYSYDTNPDSVEIADVLRQSLQLICKMPLMAVYAYYAYQHMELGRSLLIRTPKKRYSIAENILYMLRDDGYFTDLEARVLDTALVLHAEHGGGNNSTFTNHVVTSSGTDTYSATAASISSLKGPRHGGANLKVLEMFDDIKKNVADTENDEQIRDYLNSILDGESFDGKGLIYGLGHAVYTVSDPREIILKNLAGQLAAEKGLEKEFELYDRVEKIGKDCIAQKRKLFKPVCANVDFYSGLVYSMLGIPRELFTPIFAVSRISGWSAHRLEELINNGKIIRPAYRFVGKHREFTDEFNRL; this is encoded by the coding sequence ATGAACTACTCAATGATGGAAATGACAGAAAAGCTGAATGCTGAATTCGATGAACTTGTAAAGTGCTGTGCCGTTTCACGTGAATTTGACCCTGAATACTACAGAATATACGATGTCAAGCGCGGACTTCGTGATTCTGACGGGAAGGGTGTGCTTACGGGACTTACGGAGATAAGCGATGTCTGCGCGTACGAAACTGTGAACGGAGAAAAATACCCTGCTGAAGGAAAACTCTACTATCAGGGATACAATGTGTGCGATCTTCTGAAAAATACTGAAAGCAAAAGATTTCTTTTCGAGGAAATTACTTATCTTCTGCTTTTCGGTGAACTGCCGGATCCGAAGCAGTTCGAAAGCTTTCTTGCAATAATGAGCAGTCTCGAAGAGCTTACAGGCCAGTTCGTGCGTGACACGATACTCAAGGCACCTCCGGCAAATATTATGAACGCTCTTCAGAAAAGTGTCATCACACTTTATTCCTACGACACCAATCCGGATTCAGTTGAGATCGCGGATGTATTAAGACAGTCACTTCAGCTCATCTGCAAGATGCCGCTTATGGCTGTTTACGCATACTACGCTTATCAGCACATGGAACTGGGCAGAAGCCTGCTTATCCGCACTCCGAAAAAAAGATATTCGATAGCGGAAAATATTCTGTACATGCTTCGTGATGACGGATACTTTACAGACCTTGAAGCAAGGGTACTCGATACTGCCCTTGTGCTTCACGCAGAACACGGCGGCGGAAACAATTCAACATTTACAAATCATGTTGTTACATCATCAGGTACTGACACTTATTCCGCGACCGCAGCATCAATCTCATCACTCAAGGGACCGCGTCACGGCGGAGCCAATCTCAAGGTACTTGAAATGTTCGATGACATAAAGAAAAACGTTGCAGATACCGAAAACGATGAACAGATCAGAGATTATCTCAACAGCATACTTGACGGTGAAAGCTTTGACGGAAAAGGACTTATCTACGGTCTTGGACATGCAGTCTATACTGTTTCCGACCCGCGTGAGATAATTCTTAAGAATCTTGCAGGGCAGCTGGCTGCAGAAAAGGGACTTGAGAAGGAATTTGAGCTTTATGACCGCGTTGAAAAGATCGGCAAAGACTGCATCGCTCAGAAAAGAAAGCTTTTCAAGCCTGTCTGTGCAAACGTCGATTTCTACAGCGGACTTGTATATTCAATGCTGGGCATTCCGCGTGAACTCTTCACTCCTATCTTTGCGGTTTCAAGAATTTCAGGATGGAGTGCTCACCGCCTCGAGGAACTGATAAACAACGGAAAAATAATCCGTCCTGCGTACCGCTTCGTCGGAAAGCACCGTGAGTTTACTGATGAATTCAATAGACTCTGA